A section of the Ranitomeya imitator isolate aRanImi1 chromosome 7, aRanImi1.pri, whole genome shotgun sequence genome encodes:
- the SLC19A1 gene encoding reduced folate transporter, with protein sequence MDPDCEKNEKLEPPEEEEHKPPVEETQSPSETPPAPTEEQKGWKFLLFYLCFYGFMTQLRPGESFITPFLLSPERNFTKEQVTNEITPVLSYSYMAVLVPVFLLTDYLRYKPVLILQSLSHISVWSLLIFGTDVIAMQFMEFFYGITMAARVAYSSYIFSLVSPAKYQRAASYSRSSVLMGVFLSSVLGQICVTVAGVPFLTLNYISLGFMLFGLILTFFLRRPKKSLFFNKTISKQKNEIHQSELQKMNPEAKVGGLCSRWKDSVFVRMVLELKGIVRHHRLRIWSLWWIFNSAGYYLMLYYVQILWNEIYPATDNRRVYNGGVDAASTLLGAMTSFAAGYVKIRWSLWSELVIGVVTAFQAGLLMLMNTTSNIWLCYVAYILFRSSYQFLVPIAIFQIASSMSKELCALVFGINTFFATILKTIITIIITDKRGLALSVHPQFYVYFGYFTILAVLYLVAAAWVLIRYKSEEHVEENEQTKPQATAEQKAVMDKSNIESHA encoded by the exons ATGGATCCAGATTGTGAAAAGAATGAGAAACTTGAACCTCCAGAAGAAGAGGAACACAAGCCTCCTGTGGAAGAGACGCAATCTCCATCTGAGACCCCACCAGCGCCTACCGAGGAGCAGAAAGGATGGAAGTTTCTGCTGTTTTACCTGTGCTTTTATGGCTTCATGACTCAGCTTCGCCCAGGAGAAAGCTTCATCACGCCATTCCTACTCAGCCCTGAAAGGAATTTTACCAAAGAGCAG GTCACCAATGAAATTACTCCGGTGCTGAGCTACTCGTACATGGCGGTGCTAGTGCCGGTTTTTCTGCTGACGGATTACCTGCGTTATAAACCGGTGCTGATCCTCCAGAGCCTCAGTCACATCTCTGTCTGGTCACTGCTCATCTTCGGCACAGATGTAATTGCAATGCAGTTCATGGAGTTCTTCTATGGCATCACCATGGCTGCTCGCGTTGCCTATTCTTCATACATTTTCTCGCTGGTTTCTCCTGCCAAGTATCAGAGGGCGGCCAGCTACTCCCGATCCTCTGTGCTTATGGGGGTTTTCTTAAGCTCAGTGTTAGGACAGATCTGCGTCACCGTGGCTGGGGTCCCCTTTCTGACTCTTAATTACATCTCACTGGGCTTCATGTTGTTTGGGCTGATCCTCACTTTCTTCCTGAGACGTCCAAAGAAGAGTCTTTTCTTCAATAAAACCATCTCTAAGCAAAAAAATGAGATTCACCAGTCTGAGCTACAAAAGATGAATCCCGAAGCCAAAGTTGGGGGTTTGTGTAGCCGGTGGAAAGACTCCGTGTTTGTCCGCATGGTCCTAGAACTGAAAGGAATTGTACGTCATCACAGACTGCGGATCTGGTCACTGTGGTGGATCTTTAATTCTGCCGGGTATTACCTTATGCTATACTACGTGCAGATCCTGTGGAATGAGATCTATCCCGCCACAGACAACCGTAGGGTGTACAATGGAGGTGTTGATGCCGCATCTACACTTCTTG GAGCGATGACCTCTTTTGCTGCAGGGTATGTGAAGATCCGCTGGAGTTTGTGGTCTGAATTGGTTATTGGGGTGGTCACCGCTTTCCAGGCGGGTCTTCTTATGCTCATGAATACAACATCTAATATCTGGCTGTGCTACGTGGCTTATATCCTTTTCCGCAGTTCATACCAGTTCTTGGTTCCCATTGCCAT TTTCCAGATTGCCAGCTCTATGTCTAAAGAACTTTGTGCTCTTGTTTTTGGAATTAACACTTTCTTTGCTACGATACTGAAAACCATCATAACCATTATTATCACTGACAAGAGAGGCTTGGCTCTTTCTGTGCACCCTCAG TTCTATGTGTATTTTGGCTACTTCACAATTTTGGCTGTGCTGTACCTCGTTGCCGCAGCCTGGGTTCTCATCAGATACAAATCAGAAGAGCACGTTGAAGAAAACGAACAAACTAAGCCACAAGCAACAGCTGAACAGAAGGCGGTGATGGACAAATCCAATATTGAGTCCCATGCATGA